CGTGCTTTACAACCCACTTTTTATATACGGTACAACTGGTCTTGGCAAGACGCACTTGCTTCAGTCAGTTGGCAACTACTGCCTAGATCAAGGCAAAGTAGTCATCTGCGTGACGAGCGATCAGTTTATGATTGATTTTACCACGCATCTAAATAGCCACTCGATGACTAAATTTCGTGAAAAGTATAGAAACTGCGACGTTTTACTAATAGACGACGTGCAGTTTCTTGGCAAAACAGATAAAATTCAAGAGGAGTTTTTCAACACCTTTAACGAGCTCATTGCTAAAAAAGGTCAGATCGTCATGACCTCAGACCGCCCAGCAAAGATACTAAAAGGCTTTGATGAGAGGCTAAAGTCTAGGTTTGAGCAGAGTATAATGGCTGATATCACGCCGCCTGAACTTGATACAAAGATAGCTATCATCATCAAAAAATGCGAATTTGACAAAATTTACCTAAACAAAGAGGTCATCGACTACATCGCTACAAACATGGGCGATAATATCCGTGAGATCGAGGGCGCTATCATAAATTTAAACGCCTACGCAAGCTTGATGAGAGTCGAGATAACGCTTGAATTTGCTAAAAATACACTAAAAGATCTCATCAAAGAGAAGCATGAAAATATAAATCTTGAAACCATTATAGAGATCGTGAGCAAAGAGCTAAACAT
Above is a window of Campylobacter concisus DNA encoding:
- the dnaA gene encoding chromosomal replication initiator protein DnaA, translated to MLADEILELLQTKISANEFDCYIKQLKFNEKASNEDFIVFNATSELMAKFIKTRYAEKIAYLYEVKTGKKPEVEITSQTKLKNIKQSQVNVKQIKAQSSILNPGYTFENFVCGDSNQFAFLNAKAVADKPGVLYNPLFIYGTTGLGKTHLLQSVGNYCLDQGKVVICVTSDQFMIDFTTHLNSHSMTKFREKYRNCDVLLIDDVQFLGKTDKIQEEFFNTFNELIAKKGQIVMTSDRPAKILKGFDERLKSRFEQSIMADITPPELDTKIAIIIKKCEFDKIYLNKEVIDYIATNMGDNIREIEGAIINLNAYASLMRVEITLEFAKNTLKDLIKEKHENINLETIIEIVSKELNIKPSDIKSKSRVQNIVEARRIIIYLAKMLTTNSMPQIANYFGMKDHSAVSHNIKKINELMESNEIFNLRVTEIKNKILTKG